Within Actinomycetes bacterium, the genomic segment AACCGCCATCGGTCTCGATATCGGGACGTCGGGGGTACGCGCCGCCGAGCTGCACTTCGGCAAGGGTGACGTAACCCTCGCGAAGTTCGGCCAGGTGGCCCTCCCGGAGGGAGCCGTACGCGACGGCGAGGTCATCGACCCCGTCGCGGTGGGCCAGGCCATCAAGCAGCTGTGGGCCCATACCAAGTTCAGCAGCAAGAAGGTCGTCGTGGGGGTGGCCAACCAGCGGGTGATCGTCCGCCAGGTCGACCTGCCCTGGCTGCCGCCGGACGAGCTGAAGAAGTCGCTGCCCTACCAGGTTCAGGACTTCATCCCCATGCCCGTGGAGACGGCGGTCCTCGACTTCTACCCGCTCGAGGAGACGACCAACGACGCCGGGGGGCGCACCTTGCGCGGCCTGCTCGTCGCTGCATCCCGTGAGATGGTGCTCAACGCCGTCCACGCGGTGCAGAAGGCGGGCCTGACCCCCAGCATGGTCGACCTGTCGTCGTTCGCGGTGCTTCGCTCGATGGCGCGTCCCGACCACCTCGGCCTCAGCAGCCAGGTGGAGGCGCTCGTCGACGTCGGTGCCAGGGTCACCAACATCGTCGTCCACGAGGGTGGGGTGCCCCGGTTCATCCGGATCCTGCTCATGGGCGGCCAGGACCTCACCGATGCGGTCGCCGAGCGGATCGGTGTCCCGGTGCCCCAGGCCGAGGCCCTCAAGCAGGAGCTCGGGCTCGGTGACACCTCTGCGGACATGAACGCCGAGGTGACCGCCCGAGTCCTCGAGGCGGCGGCCGCCGCGTTCATCGATGAGGTCCGCGGCTCGCTGGACTACTACATGGCCTCCAGCGGCTCGGCCTCCATCGAGCGCCTGCTGCTCACGGGTGGCGGGAGCCGGCTCAACGGCCTCGCCGAGCGGCTCAGTGCCGCGACGCGGATCCCCGTGGTGCAGGGCAGCCCGCTGGGCAGCATCTCTGTTGGACGCACCGGGCTGACCCCGGAGCAGATCGAGTTCGTCGACCCGCTGGCAGTTGTCCCGGTCGGCCTGGCCCTCGGAGCGGCGTCATGAGCACGACGACGGCGGTGCGGAGCACCACCCTGCCACGGGTGAACCTGCTTCCCCCGGAGATCTCGGAGGAGGCCCGGTTCCGTTCGGTGCGGGCCATCCTCGCCCTGACCGTCCTTGCCGCGGCTGGAGTGGTCGGTGGGCTGTACTACCTGGCGGCGAACGAGGCTTCGTCGGCTCAGGAGGAGCTCAGCGCGGCCCAGGCGACCCAGACGTCACTGCAGGCCGAGGCGGCCAAGTACGCCGAGGTGCCGAAGGTCTACGCGGCACTGGCCGCGGCGCAGACCCAGCTGGACCGGGCGATGGGCCAGGAGGTCCGGTACTCCTACGTGCTCAACGACCTGAGCCTGACGATCCCCAGCAAGGTCTGGCTCACCCGGATGACCGTCACGCAGGACGTGGACGGCACCGGGTCGGTCACCGGAGCCTGGGGCAGCCCGGCCATCGGCAAGATCACGTTCACCGGGGTCGCCCTGTCGCACAACGACGTCGCGGCCTGGCTGGACGCGCTGGCCAAGAACGCGACGTACACCGACCCGTACTTCACCAACTCGACAGCTGGTGAGCCGATCGGCACGACACCGGTCGTGGACTTCAACTCCGAGGTCTCCCTCACGGACAAGGCCCTCTCCGGCCGCTACACCCAGAAGGCGGTGAAGTAAGGTGACCCGCACCCGGCAGTGGACGGTGGGAACCGCGCTGCTCGTCGTGCTCATGCTCGTCGCGGGCTGGTTCCTACTCATCTCGCCCAAGCGCAGCGAGGCCGCCGACCTGCAGACTCAAACCACGGCGCAGATGGCGCAGAATGCCAGCCTGCAGAACCAGATCGCCGTGCTCCAGTCCCAGGCGAAGAACCTGCCTGCACAGCAGGCCGAGCTGGCCGCCATCCGTCAGCACCTGCCAGACAACCCGGCGCTGCCCGGTCTGGTGAGGTCGCTCACCGACGCGGCGGCCAAGTCCGGCGTGACACTGGTGTCGTTGGCACCGTCCACGCCCGCTGCGGCTCCGGCGCCCAAGACCACGGCACCTTCGGGCACGTCGGCAACGGCGCCTGCCACGGGGACCGGCCAGTCCGCCGCTGCTGCGGCCGCGGCCGGGGCGACCCTGCAGATGGTGCCGATCGTGGTCACCGTGACGGGGAGCTACTACGACACCGAGCAGTTCCTCAACAAGGTCGAAGGTCTGACCCGCTCGTTCCTGGTCACCGGCTTCTCGGTCACGCCTGCAGAGAGCCAGGCCTCGAGTGGGGCGAGCACCGGTGATCTCACCACGGCCATCCAGGGTCGCGTCTTCTACACACCGGCCGCCGCGGCGGCCCCGACCACTGCCACCGCGCAGCAGTAAGGGAGCCGACGATGAGTGAGCAGTTCTCTCCGTTCGGTACGCCGCCCTCCGGCGGTGTCGGGCTGGCCGAGCCGCCGGCCGTGGAGGAGGAGTCGGCCGAGTCGGGCAACCGGAACAAGCTGTACCTGCTGATCGGCGGAGCGGTAGCGGTCGTGGTCGGCGTCGCCGTCTACTTCCTGCTCTTCTCCGGCGGGTCGAGCGACACGGCTGCGACGGGGCCGGTGGTGGCGACGCCGCCGCAGGCCCAGGCCTCTGCGTCAGCGTCGCCGTCGGCAGCGGCTTCCACCGCGGCGGTTCCGCCGACCCAGACCATCAGCCAGGTCCGGGACCCGTTCAAGCCGGTGGTCGTGGCCCCGGTCGCGGCCGCATCGACGGCCCCGTCCGCGGCGGCGAGCACGGCTCCGACAGCGCCCACCGCGGGCCTGCCGGCTGCGCCGGCGACCGGCGGACCGGCGACCTTCTCGGTCGTGAGCGTCGACTCCAAGGCCGGGACCGCAGTCACGATGGTCGACGGCGTCAAGTTCACTGCGTCGGTGGGCCAGACGTTCGCCACCTACTTCAAGCTGGTGGCGGTCAACGTCAGCACGCCGTGCGGCGTGTTCCAGTACGGCGACTCGTCGATGAACCTGTGCGCGAAGGACACGGTGTCGCTGTCCTGACCGCCTGATCGTCCGAGGGGCCGCTCCCACAGGGGGCGGCCCCTCGGCGTTCGTCCGACCGCTCATGGGAGGATCTGCGGCATGCTGCGCTGGCTGACCGCGGGGGAGTCCCATGGCCCCGCCCTTGTGGCCATCCTCGAGGGCCTGCCGTCCGGTGTTGAGATCACCACGGCGGACCTCATGGCCGAGCTGGCGCGGCGCCGCCTGGGTTACGGCCGCGGCGCCCGGATGTCCTTCGAGCAGGACGAGGTGGCCTTCCTGGGTGGCGTCCGGCACGGCCGCACGATCGGATCTCCGGTCGCCGTCCAGGTCGGCAACACCGAGTGGCCGAAGTGGGAGCAGGTCATGGCCGCCGATCCGGTGGACCTGGAGGTGCTCGAGGGGCTGGCCCGCAACGCGCCGCTGACCCGGCCGCGCCCGGGCCACGCCGACCTCGCCGGGATGCAGAAGTACGGCTTCGACGACGCCCGCCCGATCCTGGAGCGGGCCAGCGCCCGCGAGACGGCGGCGCGAGTCGCCCTCGGCGCCGTCGCCAAGGCCTTCCTCGCCCAGGCGCTGGGAGTCAGCGTGGTCAGCCATGTGGTCGCCATCGGCGCGGCGAGCGCGCCCGCGAATTCGGTACCCGGCGCTGGCGACGCGCAGCGGATCGACGACGACCCGGTGC encodes:
- the pilM gene encoding type IV pilus assembly protein PilM gives rise to the protein MAGRTAIGLDIGTSGVRAAELHFGKGDVTLAKFGQVALPEGAVRDGEVIDPVAVGQAIKQLWAHTKFSSKKVVVGVANQRVIVRQVDLPWLPPDELKKSLPYQVQDFIPMPVETAVLDFYPLEETTNDAGGRTLRGLLVAASREMVLNAVHAVQKAGLTPSMVDLSSFAVLRSMARPDHLGLSSQVEALVDVGARVTNIVVHEGGVPRFIRILLMGGQDLTDAVAERIGVPVPQAEALKQELGLGDTSADMNAEVTARVLEAAAAAFIDEVRGSLDYYMASSGSASIERLLLTGGGSRLNGLAERLSAATRIPVVQGSPLGSISVGRTGLTPEQIEFVDPLAVVPVGLALGAAS
- a CDS encoding PilN domain-containing protein, whose product is MSTTTAVRSTTLPRVNLLPPEISEEARFRSVRAILALTVLAAAGVVGGLYYLAANEASSAQEELSAAQATQTSLQAEAAKYAEVPKVYAALAAAQTQLDRAMGQEVRYSYVLNDLSLTIPSKVWLTRMTVTQDVDGTGSVTGAWGSPAIGKITFTGVALSHNDVAAWLDALAKNATYTDPYFTNSTAGEPIGTTPVVDFNSEVSLTDKALSGRYTQKAVK
- the pilO gene encoding type 4a pilus biogenesis protein PilO → MTRTRQWTVGTALLVVLMLVAGWFLLISPKRSEAADLQTQTTAQMAQNASLQNQIAVLQSQAKNLPAQQAELAAIRQHLPDNPALPGLVRSLTDAAAKSGVTLVSLAPSTPAAAPAPKTTAPSGTSATAPATGTGQSAAAAAAAGATLQMVPIVVTVTGSYYDTEQFLNKVEGLTRSFLVTGFSVTPAESQASSGASTGDLTTAIQGRVFYTPAAAAAPTTATAQQ